A genomic stretch from Gopherus flavomarginatus isolate rGopFla2 chromosome 3, rGopFla2.mat.asm, whole genome shotgun sequence includes:
- the LOC127048332 gene encoding myb/SANT-like DNA-binding domain-containing protein 2 yields the protein MQSPGNRKRAPAWTAWEVLDLIAIWGEDSVLTELRSKRQKEKIFEKISKAMMEKGHTRDSVQCRVKVKELRQAYQKTKAANRKSGSGLKTCCFYAELHAILGGCATTTPPLSVDSEVGVVISTMAEDSVEGEDEEEEEEEEDDLAVSTQHSVSPNSQELFVTQMELPSQPSQATSPDSEAMEVTSAAHFSSFPTPSRRLSQIRRRKNKT from the exons atgcagtctcctgggaatagaaaaagagctccagcatggactgcatgggaggtactggatctgatcgctatatggggagaggattcagtgctaacagaactccgttccaaaagacaaaaagaaaaaatatttgaaaaaatttccaaggctatgatggaaaaaggccacaccagggactcagtgcagtgcagagtgaaagttaaggagctcagacaagcctaccagaaaaccaaagcagcaaacagaaAGTCTGGGTCAGGtctgaaaacatgctgcttctacgctgagctgcatgcaattttagggggctgcgccaccactaccccacccctgtccgtggattctgaggtgggggttgtaatctcaaccatggctgaggattctgtggagggggaagatgaggaggaggaggaggaagaggaggacgaccttgcagtgagcacacagcactccgttagccccaacagccaggagctttttgtgacccagatggaattaccctcccagccctcccaagccactagcccagacagtgaagccatggaagtgacctctg ctgcacatttttcaagcttccctactccatcccgaaggctgtctcagataaggcggaggaaaaataAGACGTGA